A genome region from Candidatus Microthrix parvicella Bio17-1 includes the following:
- the istB gene encoding IS21-like element helper ATPase IstB, with amino-acid sequence MVMNGPIPQAVTDEITALCRRLRLRYIREQSPDVLLTAKAQRWDPAETLRVLLQAEAEGRNRSTIEHHRKAARFPAGKTFDAWQAERSSVPVPTQNALQSLEWVDRHENLVICGPSGTGKSHLCEALGQSAVDHGRNVRWFNIEDLGALVRSHRIDDTITKALKPVLRADLIIVDDIGLLPVSSDAAEGLYRLIDAAYENTSVAVSSNLHPSGFDQLMDETIASPLVDRLLHHAHVIVTQGESIRLEDALNGKGVEPLTK; translated from the coding sequence ATGGTCATGAACGGTCCGATCCCCCAAGCGGTCACCGACGAGATCACCGCCCTGTGCCGCCGTCTCCGGCTGCGTTACATCCGAGAGCAATCTCCCGACGTGCTCCTCACCGCGAAAGCCCAACGCTGGGACCCAGCCGAAACACTCCGGGTCCTCCTCCAAGCAGAAGCCGAGGGACGGAACCGGTCAACCATCGAGCACCACCGCAAAGCCGCCCGGTTCCCAGCAGGGAAAACGTTCGACGCCTGGCAGGCCGAACGGTCCTCGGTTCCGGTCCCAACCCAGAACGCCCTCCAAAGCCTGGAATGGGTTGACCGTCACGAGAACCTCGTGATCTGCGGGCCGTCAGGCACCGGCAAGTCCCACCTCTGCGAAGCACTCGGACAATCTGCTGTCGACCACGGCCGCAACGTCCGCTGGTTCAACATCGAAGACCTCGGCGCGCTCGTCCGCTCACACCGCATCGATGACACCATCACCAAAGCCCTCAAACCGGTCCTCCGGGCCGATCTGATCATTGTTGATGACATCGGCCTGTTGCCGGTCTCCAGCGACGCAGCCGAAGGCCTCTACAGGCTCATCGACGCCGCCTACGAGAACACCAGCGTCGCTGTCAGCTCAAACCTTCACCCCTCAGGCTTCGACCAGCTCATGGACGAAACGATCGCCAGCCCCCTCGTTGACCGGCTCCTCCACCACGCCCACGTCATCGTCACCCAAGGCGAATCGATCCGACTCGAAGACGCACTCAACGGAAAGGGGGTGGAGCCCCTGACCAAATGA
- a CDS encoding cytochrome c biogenesis CcdA family protein — MNSGLALGYVFGLGMVAVFNPCGFAMLPAWVAYFVASDQESTTAHRGVLRALTVVAVLTAGFVAVFLVVGLMIQLTASSLVSRLPWLSIALGAAMVLLSIWLFRGRELNMPNPWARRGPRSRAHREVFLFGVSYAFVSLTCTIPLFLAAVTTSLTTGSIGVGILHFVAYACGMGLILTVLTLAVSLARETVVRHMRRVTPHMKRVAAVLLGVAGLYVAYYGWYSLRVKPCLLHRQPPLGQVLPERELLAHHGLAPVGALHQLREQLLCIAAPRARLHPPAPVLARRRIHAVVHNGVPLLALLLDGSAHQRPLRIEPDGDIEQRTRPAIPRRPAGIWRCTFDHTPPQPEDRPPRLPVLRSGRRHG, encoded by the coding sequence GTGAACAGCGGGCTGGCCCTCGGCTACGTCTTCGGCCTCGGCATGGTGGCGGTGTTCAACCCGTGCGGGTTCGCCATGTTGCCTGCGTGGGTGGCCTACTTCGTTGCCTCCGATCAGGAATCCACCACGGCGCACCGCGGTGTGCTGCGTGCTCTTACCGTAGTTGCCGTATTGACCGCGGGCTTCGTCGCCGTGTTCCTCGTCGTCGGCCTCATGATCCAACTCACGGCCAGCAGCCTGGTGTCCCGGTTGCCGTGGCTGTCGATCGCGCTCGGCGCCGCAATGGTGCTGCTCTCCATCTGGCTGTTCCGCGGTCGCGAGCTGAACATGCCCAACCCATGGGCTCGCCGGGGCCCTCGATCACGAGCGCACCGAGAAGTCTTCCTGTTCGGAGTCTCGTACGCGTTCGTGTCACTGACGTGCACCATCCCGTTGTTCCTCGCGGCCGTAACCACCAGCCTGACCACGGGCAGCATCGGAGTCGGCATCCTTCACTTCGTCGCCTACGCCTGCGGCATGGGTTTGATCCTGACCGTCCTCACTCTCGCCGTCTCGCTCGCACGTGAAACAGTGGTCCGTCACATGCGTCGGGTCACCCCGCACATGAAACGCGTCGCCGCAGTCCTCCTGGGTGTCGCCGGCCTCTACGTCGCCTACTACGGCTGGTACAGCCTGCGCGTGAAGCCGTGCCTCCTGCACCGGCAGCCACCGCTCGGTCAGGTACTTCCCGAGCGTGAGCTTCTCGCTCACCACGGTCTCGCCCCGGTGGGCGCGCTTCACCAACTCCGCGAGCAGCTTCTCTGCATCGCCGCGCCGCGTGCCCGCCTGCACCCACCGGCGCCGGTACTCGCCCGTCGCCGGATTCACGCCGTCGTACACAACGGCGTACCACTTCTTGCCCTTCTTCTGGATGGTTCCGCGCATCAGCGTCCCCTTCGGATCGAACCGGATGGGGACATCGAGCAGCGAACGAGGCCGGCGATCCCGCGACGTCCGGCGGGAATCTGGCGCTGCACTTTCGACCATACGCCTCCACAACCCGAAGATCGACCCCCAAGGCTGCCGGTACTGCGATCAGGCCGCCGACACGGGTAG
- a CDS encoding ArsR/SmtB family transcription factor, with protein sequence MTTAEKATEIELATKLFRGFADRTRLAILLELVPGELRVVDLVRRLDGSQGNISGHLACLKECGLVEDRPEGRQVFYRIATPEVLVVVQAAEQLLAVTGNAVELCPRYESP encoded by the coding sequence ATGACCACCGCCGAGAAGGCCACCGAGATTGAGCTCGCCACGAAACTGTTCCGAGGTTTCGCAGACCGCACGCGTCTTGCCATCCTGCTCGAACTAGTCCCCGGTGAGCTGCGCGTCGTCGACCTCGTAAGACGCCTCGATGGATCACAAGGCAACATCTCCGGACACCTGGCATGCCTCAAGGAGTGCGGATTGGTCGAGGACCGCCCCGAAGGACGTCAAGTGTTCTACCGGATAGCGACACCGGAGGTGCTCGTCGTCGTCCAGGCAGCAGAGCAGTTGCTAGCTGTCACCGGCAACGCCGTAGAACTGTGCCCGCGCTACGAATCCCCATGA
- a CDS encoding heavy metal translocating P-type ATPase yields MNSATADLADVDVDDGVEHPWESREVRWSALAGLLLAVGFLAGRVEVPTGVVTGIYAASTVAGLRFFALEAIEELWRERRIGIELLMTVGTLAAGGLGEWGEAATLAFLYSISEALEEFTEDRTRNAIRALMDLAPKQVTRVRDGVQEEIDVGDLAIGDQFLVRPGEGVGTDGTIVDGYSALNEAAITGESVPVEKQVGDKVFAGTLNTTGAVVVEATATAEDNTLAKIVHLVSEAQEQKGRGEQFMSRFARIYSPAVLLVGVLVAFGGGMLTGDWSEWVGRAATVIVAAAPCALVISIPISYVAAIGNASRKGILIKGGIYLEELARLTALAMDKTGTITQGEPRVVDVVPADGHDERSVLTAAAVVEQRSEHPLASAVMVRSAELDLSIPSSETFETLVGAGARASSNGRLYLVGSPALMDDRGLALDGLRGQIENLERAGRTAIVAAVDDRVVGVVGIADVVRPQARDAISELRRNGVDHIVMLTGDNARTGEAIASEVGIDDVRAHLKPEDKSRLVAELAAHGHVGMVGDGVNDAPALAAASVGIAMGTAGSDVALETADVALMADDLSKLTEAVRIGRRTRRIVAQNIALGLVIPAILVPGALIGVFTLPIAVLAHELSELAVIANGLRLARR; encoded by the coding sequence ATGAACAGCGCTACCGCCGATCTCGCCGATGTCGATGTGGACGACGGGGTGGAGCATCCCTGGGAGAGCCGCGAGGTGCGCTGGTCGGCGCTCGCTGGGCTGCTGCTCGCCGTGGGGTTCCTCGCCGGTCGCGTTGAGGTCCCGACCGGTGTTGTCACTGGCATCTATGCGGCGTCGACGGTAGCGGGGCTGCGGTTCTTCGCGCTCGAAGCGATCGAAGAGCTGTGGCGCGAACGGCGGATCGGCATCGAGCTGTTGATGACGGTGGGCACCCTTGCTGCGGGCGGCCTGGGTGAGTGGGGCGAGGCCGCGACCCTCGCGTTCTTGTATTCGATCTCCGAAGCGCTCGAGGAGTTCACTGAGGACCGCACTCGCAATGCCATTCGAGCGCTGATGGACCTCGCTCCCAAGCAGGTCACCCGCGTCCGTGACGGTGTTCAGGAAGAGATCGACGTTGGGGACCTCGCAATCGGTGACCAGTTCCTGGTGCGGCCTGGTGAAGGCGTCGGGACCGACGGCACGATCGTCGACGGTTACAGCGCTCTGAACGAGGCGGCGATCACGGGTGAGTCGGTGCCGGTCGAGAAGCAGGTCGGCGACAAGGTGTTCGCGGGAACGTTGAACACCACCGGCGCGGTCGTGGTGGAAGCGACCGCGACGGCCGAGGACAACACGCTGGCCAAGATCGTGCACCTTGTCAGCGAGGCCCAAGAGCAAAAGGGCCGTGGTGAGCAGTTCATGAGCCGGTTCGCGCGCATCTACTCCCCGGCGGTGCTGCTCGTCGGTGTGCTTGTAGCGTTCGGTGGCGGCATGCTGACCGGTGACTGGTCCGAGTGGGTGGGTCGGGCGGCGACGGTGATCGTGGCGGCTGCGCCGTGCGCGCTGGTGATCTCCATTCCGATCAGTTATGTCGCCGCCATCGGCAACGCCAGCCGCAAAGGCATACTCATCAAGGGAGGCATCTACCTGGAGGAACTGGCCCGGCTCACCGCACTGGCCATGGACAAGACCGGCACCATCACTCAAGGTGAGCCTCGCGTGGTCGACGTGGTCCCGGCTGACGGTCACGACGAACGGTCTGTGCTCACTGCCGCCGCAGTGGTCGAACAGCGCTCCGAGCATCCGCTCGCTAGCGCCGTCATGGTCCGCAGCGCCGAGCTCGACTTGTCCATCCCTTCCAGCGAAACGTTCGAAACGCTTGTTGGCGCCGGTGCCCGAGCCTCCAGCAACGGCCGTCTCTACCTCGTCGGCTCCCCGGCCCTGATGGACGATCGTGGGCTCGCACTCGACGGGCTCCGAGGCCAGATCGAGAACCTCGAACGAGCCGGACGGACCGCGATCGTCGCAGCGGTCGATGATCGAGTCGTCGGTGTGGTCGGGATCGCTGATGTGGTGCGCCCTCAAGCCCGTGACGCAATCAGTGAACTGCGCCGTAACGGTGTCGACCACATCGTCATGCTGACCGGAGACAACGCCCGCACCGGTGAAGCCATCGCCTCGGAGGTCGGGATCGACGATGTGCGAGCCCACCTCAAGCCCGAGGACAAGTCCCGGCTTGTCGCCGAGCTCGCTGCTCATGGTCATGTCGGCATGGTCGGCGACGGGGTCAACGACGCACCCGCGCTCGCCGCTGCGTCGGTCGGTATCGCCATGGGTACCGCCGGCAGCGACGTCGCCCTCGAAACCGCCGACGTTGCGCTCATGGCCGACGACCTGTCCAAGCTCACCGAAGCGGTCCGGATCGGGCGACGCACCCGCCGCATAGTCGCCCAGAACATCGCGCTAGGCCTCGTGATCCCGGCAATCCTCGTCCCGGGTGCCCTGATCGGCGTCTTCACCTTGCCCATTGCTGTGCTGGCCCACGAGCTCTCCGAGCTGGCCGTGATCGCCAACGGCCTCCGACTGGCCCGCAGGTGA
- the lspA gene encoding signal peptidase II has protein sequence MNPTGSDLGRQRLRIVVAAGAVVAIDLLSKAASSAYLTAEGIDLPGPLDLRLAYNTGMAFSLGNNAPTWLIVALTGGVAVVIATVAWRGVFASSVAAGVVVGGAIANVADRVQAGTVVDMLHTGWWPTFNLADVAIVCGAAALVLTTLRAPAEQASES, from the coding sequence ATGAACCCCACCGGATCCGATCTCGGAAGACAGCGTCTGCGCATCGTCGTTGCCGCTGGCGCAGTGGTTGCGATCGACCTGCTCTCGAAAGCCGCGTCCAGTGCCTATCTCACCGCTGAAGGCATCGATCTGCCCGGACCGCTCGACCTACGGCTCGCGTACAACACCGGTATGGCGTTCTCGCTCGGCAACAACGCTCCCACGTGGCTCATCGTCGCCCTCACCGGCGGTGTGGCTGTGGTGATCGCGACGGTCGCGTGGAGGGGCGTGTTCGCCAGCTCCGTAGCAGCCGGCGTCGTCGTCGGCGGGGCGATTGCCAACGTCGCAGACCGCGTCCAGGCGGGCACTGTCGTCGACATGCTCCACACCGGCTGGTGGCCCACCTTCAATCTCGCCGACGTCGCGATTGTCTGCGGTGCCGCTGCCCTCGTGCTGACGACCCTTCGCGCCCCAGCGGAACAGGCCTCGGAATCGTGA
- a CDS encoding adenylate/guanylate cyclase domain-containing protein, translated as MSESERTVLFIDLVDFTVATVTHGDHTAADLAERLVELTTSSLGSTDQLVKGLGDAVMIVCHKPHNALALAGRICDRADHESAFPLLRMGLHHGPVVERHDDWFGTTVNIAARLAALAGPGDVLTTDTVVTAAAGAGMKVEQLGAQRLRGITEPVEVFSVTPCPAEPNRVIDPICRMAVERTLAAATRTQGGNEYHFCSVTCVNTFDRTYGGQATHPLAAPETGEPDENEQHREGPDEQPGEGSHPEKVRGSTPETSRWDRRR; from the coding sequence GTGAGCGAGTCAGAACGAACGGTTCTCTTCATCGACTTGGTCGACTTCACAGTTGCCACGGTCACTCACGGCGACCACACCGCTGCCGATCTGGCGGAGCGGCTCGTCGAGCTCACCACCAGCTCACTCGGGTCTACCGATCAACTCGTCAAGGGACTCGGCGACGCCGTCATGATCGTGTGCCACAAGCCCCACAACGCACTCGCGCTGGCAGGACGAATCTGCGACCGCGCCGATCATGAATCCGCGTTCCCGCTCCTGCGTATGGGCCTGCACCACGGGCCAGTCGTCGAGCGCCACGACGACTGGTTCGGCACCACCGTCAACATCGCAGCTCGCCTGGCTGCCCTTGCCGGGCCAGGTGACGTTCTCACCACAGACACGGTGGTCACGGCCGCTGCCGGAGCCGGCATGAAGGTTGAGCAGCTGGGGGCTCAACGCCTTCGCGGCATCACCGAACCCGTCGAAGTCTTCTCCGTCACTCCCTGCCCAGCCGAGCCCAACCGAGTCATCGACCCAATCTGCCGCATGGCCGTCGAACGCACGCTAGCCGCCGCGACCCGCACCCAAGGCGGGAACGAATACCACTTCTGCTCGGTGACCTGCGTCAACACGTTCGACCGTACTTACGGCGGGCAGGCCACTCACCCCCTGGCCGCCCCCGAGACAGGAGAACCCGATGAGAATGAACAGCATAGAGAAGGCCCTGATGAACAACCCGGTGAGGGCAGCCATCCAGAGAAGGTACGAGGCTCCACTCCTGAAACGTCTCGGTGGGACCGTCGACGGTGA
- a CDS encoding methyltransferase domain-containing protein, whose amino-acid sequence MNSIEKALMNNPVRAAIQRRYEAPLLKRLGGTVDGEHVLEIGCGQGVGTQIILEQFGAAHVTAIDLDPAMIDRARERLRDHGDKVALRTGDAEHIDAPDDSFDAVFDFGIIHHIPNWRASIEEVHRVIRPSGRFYFEEVTSHALARWSYRTFLEHPEHDRFGAFGFVHELETQHLHVGDRATTRFFGDFVIGVATNHDS is encoded by the coding sequence ATGAACAGCATAGAGAAGGCCCTGATGAACAACCCGGTGAGGGCAGCCATCCAGAGAAGGTACGAGGCTCCACTCCTGAAACGTCTCGGTGGGACCGTCGACGGTGAACATGTGCTCGAGATCGGGTGCGGCCAGGGCGTCGGCACGCAGATCATCCTCGAACAGTTCGGCGCCGCCCACGTCACAGCGATCGACCTCGACCCCGCCATGATCGATCGCGCCCGAGAGCGTCTTCGCGATCACGGCGACAAGGTGGCTCTGAGAACCGGCGACGCCGAACACATCGATGCTCCCGACGACTCCTTCGACGCCGTATTCGACTTCGGGATCATCCACCACATCCCCAACTGGCGCGCATCCATCGAAGAAGTGCACCGAGTGATTCGCCCCAGCGGCCGCTTCTACTTCGAAGAGGTCACCAGCCATGCGCTAGCCCGCTGGAGCTACCGCACCTTCCTCGAACACCCAGAGCACGACCGATTCGGAGCATTCGGCTTCGTGCACGAACTCGAAACCCAACACCTGCATGTGGGCGACCGCGCCACCACACGATTCTTCGGCGACTTCGTCATCGGCGTCGCCACAAACCACGACAGCTGA
- a CDS encoding dihydrolipoyl dehydrogenase family protein yields the protein MSETFDLIVIGAGMAGVAAAEKCASRGWRVAIVDALPYGGTCALRGCDPKKILRRGAEVIDAARLMRGKGIDDDGLSINWTDLMTHKHGFTDPVPQAMERGLRSSGVETLHGTAAFTDPNRIVVDGAAYESQRFLIAAGAKPRPMDFPGAEHLIDSTEFLNLAERPRRVLFVGGGFISFEFAHIAARAGSAPVIIDRGERPLKGFDPDLVAQLVKRSTDTGITVKSKTAITSIEPADSGYLVTVEQAGHDEIHQTDLVVHGAGRVPELSRLDLDAAGIAHSTKGVTVAGHLQSTTNPAVFAAGDSADTPGLALTPVAVFEGKVAASNMINDTTTVPDYTGVPTTVFTIPELARVGLLEHEAVARDIDVDVRYNDTSGWYSNYRIGETTAAAKILIDRSTDRIVGAHLLGPGYAELINILGLAMKADLTSRQLKSMTASYPSVSSDLGSMLCASDQQRVRTAQSCERVDRLVVELPPAPTPDTKP from the coding sequence ATGAGTGAGACCTTCGACCTGATCGTGATCGGTGCCGGCATGGCTGGTGTCGCCGCCGCCGAGAAGTGCGCCTCGCGTGGTTGGCGGGTAGCGATCGTCGACGCTTTGCCGTATGGGGGCACATGCGCGCTGCGTGGATGTGACCCCAAGAAGATCCTGCGCCGCGGCGCGGAGGTCATCGATGCCGCCCGACTGATGCGCGGCAAAGGCATCGACGACGACGGGCTGTCCATCAACTGGACCGACCTGATGACACACAAGCACGGCTTCACCGACCCGGTTCCCCAGGCCATGGAACGGGGTCTGCGCTCCAGCGGCGTGGAAACACTCCATGGAACAGCGGCGTTCACCGACCCCAACCGGATCGTCGTCGACGGCGCCGCGTACGAGTCGCAGCGATTCCTGATCGCTGCCGGGGCGAAACCACGGCCGATGGATTTCCCGGGAGCCGAGCATCTCATCGACAGCACCGAGTTCCTCAACCTCGCCGAACGGCCCCGACGTGTGCTGTTCGTGGGTGGAGGCTTCATCTCCTTCGAGTTCGCGCACATCGCAGCGCGGGCCGGTTCGGCACCAGTGATCATCGACCGCGGCGAACGACCACTCAAGGGGTTCGATCCCGACCTCGTCGCGCAACTGGTCAAACGCAGCACCGATACCGGCATCACCGTGAAGAGCAAAACCGCCATCACCTCGATCGAACCCGCCGACAGCGGATACCTCGTAACCGTCGAACAAGCCGGACACGACGAGATTCACCAGACCGATCTGGTGGTTCACGGCGCAGGCCGTGTCCCGGAGCTCTCCCGACTCGATCTCGACGCCGCCGGCATCGCGCACAGCACCAAAGGTGTCACCGTCGCCGGCCATCTGCAGAGCACAACCAACCCCGCGGTGTTCGCCGCGGGCGACTCTGCGGACACGCCCGGGTTGGCGCTCACCCCCGTAGCGGTGTTCGAAGGCAAGGTCGCCGCGTCCAACATGATCAACGACACGACGACCGTGCCCGACTACACCGGCGTGCCCACCACGGTGTTCACCATCCCCGAACTCGCCCGCGTCGGCCTCCTCGAACACGAAGCCGTAGCGAGAGACATCGACGTTGACGTCCGCTACAACGACACCAGCGGCTGGTACTCGAACTACCGGATCGGCGAAACCACCGCCGCGGCAAAGATCCTCATCGACCGCTCAACCGACCGCATCGTCGGCGCCCACCTCCTCGGCCCAGGTTACGCAGAACTGATCAACATCCTCGGGCTCGCCATGAAAGCCGACCTCACCAGCCGCCAACTGAAATCGATGACGGCCAGCTACCCCAGCGTCAGCTCCGACCTCGGCTCGATGCTGTGCGCGAGTGACCAACAACGAGTACGCACCGCTCAATCGTGCGAACGTGTCGATCGCCTTGTAGTCGAACTCCCACCGGCACCGACTCCCGATACGAAGCCCTGA
- a CDS encoding heavy metal-responsive transcriptional regulator produces the protein MLIGELADALDVPTETVRFYERRGLLPEPARAKNGYRIYDEQALARLRFIRSAQTAGLTLAEIGGIVATRDEGTAPCTHVTELLESKLEGVKVRRRQLAALETEIEALIERSHHLNPADCTDTDICHILNTGS, from the coding sequence ATGCTCATCGGAGAACTCGCCGACGCACTCGATGTGCCAACCGAGACAGTTCGGTTCTACGAACGAAGAGGACTCCTACCCGAACCAGCCCGGGCGAAGAACGGCTATCGGATCTACGACGAACAGGCACTCGCCCGACTGCGGTTCATCCGCTCGGCCCAGACCGCAGGGCTGACCTTGGCCGAGATCGGCGGGATCGTCGCGACTCGAGACGAAGGAACCGCTCCGTGCACCCACGTCACCGAACTACTCGAGTCCAAGCTCGAAGGAGTCAAGGTTCGCCGACGTCAACTCGCCGCTCTGGAAACAGAGATCGAGGCACTCATCGAACGCAGCCACCACCTCAACCCTGCCGACTGCACCGACACCGACATCTGCCACATCCTGAACACCGGTAGCTGA
- a CDS encoding TetR/AcrR family transcriptional regulator, giving the protein MARDATETRNKLIRAGEQRFARNGVDGATLRDIVRAAGQANDAAVGYHFGSRDGLVRAIVDRHMEAMEAQRSQTLETLGDADLVDVVEMVVLPIAELLTSPEGRDFLRIAAQLAEFSGVRAAQPSTDIEDTALAAQLGRLETLIAERIGRQRARERVASLVTFLTASLAERARAIERAPGPATDRQRYVGELVAMLAAAMAA; this is encoded by the coding sequence GTGGCCCGCGACGCAACCGAAACCCGAAACAAGCTGATCCGCGCAGGCGAACAGCGCTTTGCCCGCAACGGCGTGGACGGCGCAACGCTGCGCGACATCGTGCGGGCCGCCGGCCAGGCCAACGACGCTGCGGTCGGATACCACTTCGGTTCCCGCGACGGTCTCGTTCGGGCGATCGTCGATCGGCACATGGAGGCGATGGAGGCCCAACGGAGCCAGACGCTGGAGACCCTGGGTGACGCCGACCTGGTCGATGTGGTCGAAATGGTGGTGCTGCCGATCGCCGAGCTGCTCACCTCACCCGAGGGCCGCGACTTCCTCCGCATCGCTGCGCAGCTGGCCGAGTTCTCCGGCGTCCGGGCGGCGCAACCGTCGACCGACATCGAAGACACTGCCCTCGCCGCACAGCTGGGCCGGCTCGAGACCCTGATCGCAGAACGCATCGGCCGTCAACGGGCCCGCGAGCGGGTGGCCTCGCTGGTGACGTTCCTTACTGCAAGCCTGGCCGAACGGGCCCGTGCCATCGAGCGCGCACCCGGGCCGGCCACGGACCGCCAGCGCTACGTCGGGGAGCTGGTCGCCATGCTGGCCGCAGCGATGGCGGCCTGA
- a CDS encoding cytochrome P450, whose product MTLSYDPVDLDFLEDPYPTYAHLRDEDPVHHYAGTDEVPSFWALSRFTDIWAAVRSQKDFSSAQGLTFYPDEIDQLNLPPNLVMLDPPVHTQRRALIGRGFTSRRVTELEDIIRNFARRRLTELGERAADGEDVDLHQEFSSTIPTYVLAELFGLAEEDRHRFGPWVQALTSIQNDGLRIGQLDGKGAVAEMLGYFSEQIKARRSEPADDLIGALVAAEIEGERLTDWDILGFCFVVVAGGSDTTASLISHGIALLTDRPDQRALLLDDPALISNALIEFLRLESSVQGLCRTTIQDVTIRGTTIPAGEKVMMLYGSANRDPREFGDAADQLDVRRDIPRHLAFSSGPHFCIGSHLARLQARVSFEELLALHPDISVDVPAAERHRSPFVRGFVSLPAHGFAPA is encoded by the coding sequence ATGACCCTGAGCTACGACCCAGTGGACCTCGACTTCCTTGAGGACCCCTACCCCACCTACGCCCATCTGCGCGACGAGGACCCGGTGCACCACTACGCCGGCACCGATGAGGTTCCGTCCTTCTGGGCGCTGTCACGGTTCACCGACATCTGGGCCGCGGTGCGCAGCCAAAAGGACTTCTCCTCGGCTCAGGGCCTGACGTTCTACCCCGACGAGATCGACCAGCTGAACCTCCCGCCCAACCTGGTGATGCTCGACCCGCCGGTGCACACCCAGCGCCGGGCGCTGATCGGACGCGGGTTCACGTCGCGACGGGTGACGGAACTCGAAGACATCATCCGCAACTTCGCCCGCCGCCGGCTGACCGAGCTGGGCGAACGCGCCGCCGACGGCGAGGACGTCGACCTGCACCAGGAGTTCTCCAGCACGATCCCCACCTACGTGCTCGCCGAGCTCTTCGGCCTCGCCGAGGAGGACCGCCACCGCTTCGGGCCCTGGGTGCAGGCGCTCACCTCCATCCAGAACGACGGCCTGCGCATCGGACAGCTCGACGGCAAGGGTGCGGTGGCCGAGATGCTCGGCTACTTCAGCGAGCAGATCAAAGCACGCCGAAGCGAACCCGCCGACGACCTGATCGGCGCCCTGGTCGCCGCCGAGATCGAAGGGGAACGCCTTACCGACTGGGACATCCTCGGCTTCTGCTTCGTCGTGGTCGCCGGCGGCAGCGACACGACCGCGTCGCTCATCTCCCACGGCATCGCCCTCTTGACCGACCGTCCCGACCAGCGCGCCCTGCTCCTCGACGACCCGGCACTGATCTCCAACGCGCTCATCGAGTTCCTCCGGCTCGAGTCATCCGTGCAGGGGCTGTGCCGGACGACGATTCAGGACGTCACGATCAGAGGCACCACCATCCCTGCGGGGGAAAAGGTGATGATGCTCTACGGCTCGGCCAACCGGGACCCACGCGAGTTCGGCGACGCCGCCGACCAGCTCGACGTGCGCCGGGACATTCCCCGGCATCTGGCCTTCAGCAGCGGACCGCACTTCTGCATCGGCAGCCACCTGGCCCGCCTGCAGGCACGGGTCTCCTTCGAGGAGCTGTTGGCGCTCCACCCGGATATCAGCGTCGACGTGCCTGCCGCCGAGCGTCACCGCTCGCCGTTCGTACGCGGCTTCGTGAGCCTTCCGGCCCACGGCTTCGCTCCCGCCTAA
- a CDS encoding type II toxin-antitoxin system RelE/ParE family toxin → MNGLTVSGRRLRSEFHPSAEDDLTEAWSWYEEQQPGLGDRFLDAVRAALDNVAQWPNSGTSAIEDPDGGIVERRVATWTFPYAIRYRTIGESIVVMAIYHQRRHPDFGTDRTP, encoded by the coding sequence TTGAACGGGTTAACGGTCTCCGGTCGTCGTCTGCGGAGTGAGTTCCACCCGTCTGCCGAGGATGACCTCACTGAAGCCTGGTCCTGGTACGAAGAGCAGCAGCCGGGATTGGGCGACCGCTTCCTTGATGCAGTCAGGGCTGCGCTGGACAACGTGGCACAGTGGCCAAACTCCGGAACATCGGCAATCGAAGATCCTGACGGCGGCATCGTAGAGAGGCGGGTCGCCACTTGGACGTTCCCGTACGCCATCCGCTACCGGACGATCGGTGAGTCAATCGTAGTTATGGCCATCTACCACCAACGCCGGCACCCTGATTTCGGCACCGACCGGACTCCCTGA
- a CDS encoding addiction module protein: MSDAPELLLEQALELSPSERAQLASGLLASLDDSVADGSLVEQLWSEETARRASQIAATSVNLASWDQVVERVNGLRSSSAE; this comes from the coding sequence ATGTCGGATGCACCCGAGTTGCTCCTGGAACAAGCTTTGGAGCTCTCGCCTTCCGAGCGCGCGCAGCTCGCATCGGGGCTGTTGGCAAGCCTCGACGACTCGGTGGCGGACGGCTCGTTGGTCGAGCAGCTCTGGTCCGAGGAGACTGCACGACGCGCCTCGCAGATCGCCGCCACTAGCGTGAACCTCGCTAGCTGGGATCAAGTAGTTGAACGGGTTAACGGTCTCCGGTCGTCGTCTGCGGAGTGA